One genomic segment of Vagococcus intermedius includes these proteins:
- a CDS encoding ABC transporter permease subunit → MINRELLAILWQRYKIYLLLMLALVLGFAVMNSQTGVKNWQAEYHNEKVAKNTFEEQIKYSKADTSPEEKHPGEVMLYHGEGKKETYTKDFKEFRDHQLQFYLTNEIYGSGNGYIYFSQNITVYLVCAIVVGFLTFFLDYKTGFNTLLFSSRFKRGDIFKTKLILIGGGFFIVVIAAKTIALLNLWWQIPMEYFKVDMGQALLGVLASSILTVTVYLTSCLAGIVLAEWVTGLLTISLFWFSLLFLNNALTELVAVVRYELLGRKLEDALNSRTFLMRVEEIYQGYQFNWKLLLLSVVISLIMLVISFSLFNKQDLTHNGEYLAFSFLRKPTVILLVTYITFTVSVTGVSRYMYMTNVTFSPTYFCIKLLISLVVSYVISQLLVYRQLKISSHLLGFNK, encoded by the coding sequence ATGATTAATCGTGAACTACTAGCTATTCTATGGCAACGTTATAAAATTTATCTGCTTTTGATGCTAGCTTTAGTACTTGGATTTGCTGTGATGAATTCACAGACTGGTGTTAAAAATTGGCAAGCAGAGTATCATAATGAAAAAGTGGCAAAAAATACTTTTGAAGAACAAATCAAGTACTCAAAAGCAGACACCAGTCCGGAAGAAAAACATCCAGGAGAGGTCATGTTATATCATGGGGAGGGAAAAAAGGAAACGTACACTAAAGATTTTAAAGAATTTCGTGACCATCAACTGCAATTTTATTTAACTAATGAAATATATGGTAGTGGGAATGGTTACATTTACTTTAGTCAGAATATTACCGTATACCTTGTCTGTGCAATCGTCGTTGGCTTTTTAACTTTTTTCTTAGACTACAAGACTGGATTTAATACCTTATTATTTAGTTCTAGGTTCAAAAGAGGCGATATTTTTAAAACTAAGTTAATACTTATCGGTGGTGGATTTTTTATTGTGGTTATAGCTGCCAAAACGATTGCCTTATTGAACCTATGGTGGCAAATTCCAATGGAATATTTCAAAGTTGATATGGGACAGGCGCTACTAGGTGTGTTGGCAAGTAGCATCTTGACGGTAACTGTGTATCTTACAAGTTGTTTAGCAGGGATAGTATTGGCAGAGTGGGTGACTGGTCTTTTAACCATCAGTTTATTTTGGTTCTCTTTACTATTTCTAAATAATGCTCTAACTGAATTAGTGGCTGTCGTAAGGTATGAACTATTAGGGAGAAAGCTTGAAGACGCTTTAAATAGTCGTACTTTTTTAATGAGAGTTGAGGAAATCTATCAAGGGTATCAATTTAATTGGAAATTGTTATTGTTGAGTGTAGTTATTAGCTTGATTATGCTAGTTATTTCTTTTAGTTTGTTTAATAAGCAAGATTTGACACATAATGGTGAGTATTTAGCTTTTAGTTTTTTAAGAAAGCCGACTGTTATTTTGTTAGTAACTTATATTACTTTTACGGTTTCCGTAACAGGGGTGAGTCGCTATATGTATATGACGAATGTCACCTTTAGCCCAACTTACTTTTGTATCAAATTATTAATTAGTCTAGTAGTATCCTATGTTATTTCTCAATTATTAGTCTACCGTCAGTTAAAAATAAGTTCTCATTTATTAGGTTTTAATAAATAA
- a CDS encoding nitrous oxide-stimulated promoter family protein has product MNKNTGPIISEEIQLIEVMIKTYYHKTENSAPISEKRMLSYAKKRLEYCRFGESKTTCQRCPIHCYQENYREQMKKIMRFSGPKMILKHPILTVKHGLRGMIHHR; this is encoded by the coding sequence ATGAACAAGAATACCGGACCAATTATTAGCGAAGAGATTCAACTGATTGAGGTAATGATTAAAACATATTATCATAAAACAGAAAATTCCGCTCCTATTTCTGAAAAAAGAATGTTAAGTTACGCCAAAAAACGCTTGGAATATTGCCGATTTGGCGAATCGAAAACAACCTGCCAAAGATGTCCTATTCATTGTTATCAAGAAAATTACCGTGAACAGATGAAAAAAATCATGAGATTTTCTGGACCTAAAATGATTTTAAAACACCCTATTTTAACAGTTAAACATGGTCTTAGGGGAATGATACACCATAGATAA
- a CDS encoding iron-containing alcohol dehydrogenase — protein sequence MRYFDYFLPNVNFFGPKSVEVIGERVELLGVKKALIVTDTFLRTLPDGPVEQVEKHLKAKNIDYVFYDGVEPNPKIANCLDGLKVYTKNNCDSIITVGGGSAHDCGKGIGIAATHDKPLTELAGIETLENPLPPIVAVNTTAGTASEITRHCVLTNSDTHLKFVIVSWRNVPVVSINDPLLMLDIPAGLTAATGMDALTHAVESYVSKNANPVTDAAAIQAIKLISTNLRQAVANGHNVEARENMAYASLLAGMAFNNADLGYVHAMAHQLGGQYDMAHGVANAILLPTVEEYNMISNLDKFADIARFMGEDVTGLSQRDAAVLAIQAMRTLATDVGIPATLKEMNVKREDFDLMATNALNDGNAFSNPRQGNKADIIKLFEQAYE from the coding sequence ATGCGTTATTTTGATTATTTTTTACCTAATGTAAACTTTTTTGGACCAAAATCGGTTGAAGTGATTGGTGAACGTGTTGAATTACTAGGGGTTAAGAAAGCATTGATCGTAACCGATACTTTTTTAAGAACGTTACCTGATGGACCAGTCGAACAAGTTGAAAAGCATTTAAAAGCTAAAAATATTGATTATGTCTTCTATGATGGTGTAGAACCTAACCCCAAAATTGCGAACTGTTTAGATGGGTTAAAAGTATATACAAAAAATAATTGTGATTCTATTATTACTGTAGGTGGCGGTTCAGCACATGATTGTGGTAAAGGAATTGGTATTGCTGCTACTCACGATAAACCGTTAACTGAATTAGCTGGTATTGAAACATTAGAAAATCCGCTACCTCCAATTGTTGCTGTTAATACGACAGCCGGTACGGCAAGTGAAATTACTCGTCATTGTGTGTTAACTAACTCAGATACTCATTTGAAATTTGTGATTGTTAGCTGGCGCAATGTCCCTGTCGTTTCAATCAATGATCCCTTATTAATGTTAGATATCCCAGCAGGACTGACAGCTGCAACAGGTATGGATGCCTTGACTCATGCGGTTGAATCATATGTATCAAAAAATGCAAATCCTGTAACAGATGCTGCGGCAATTCAAGCAATTAAATTAATCAGTACTAATTTGCGTCAAGCTGTGGCCAATGGGCATAATGTGGAAGCACGTGAAAATATGGCCTATGCCTCATTATTAGCAGGTATGGCCTTCAATAATGCAGATCTCGGCTACGTCCATGCCATGGCACATCAATTAGGTGGCCAATACGATATGGCACATGGCGTTGCCAATGCTATTTTATTACCCACTGTTGAAGAATACAACATGATTTCTAACTTAGATAAATTTGCTGATATTGCACGTTTTATGGGTGAAGACGTTACAGGCTTATCACAACGTGATGCAGCGGTATTAGCAATCCAAGCTATGAGAACTTTAGCAACGGATGTCGGAATTCCTGCTACCCTTAAAGAAATGAATGTCAAACGTGAAGATTTTGATTTGATGGCAACAAATGCTCTAAATGATGGGAATGCTTTCAGTAACCCTCGTCAAGGAAATAAAGCTGATATTATTAAACTATTTGAACAAGCCTACGAATAA
- a CDS encoding lytic polysaccharide monooxygenase translates to MQEKSYTNTAQEKRPVEATIYEPSSNQSIWLYLEEKNHKQISKNIDALEIQSNLVLESMTVSESQEEIAREKTRNIEKEVQNKLHNVISTAEETSEHKVVWSYYMTKNNWQNFGELSADNLELIGEAEVINQHLLPKQTQAIAFPSDRKGKHLIVAMSDDIEVKKGFYHVIEIML, encoded by the coding sequence ATGCAAGAAAAGAGTTATACAAATACCGCACAAGAGAAACGGCCAGTGGAAGCAACAATTTATGAACCCTCTTCTAATCAGAGTATTTGGTTGTATTTGGAAGAGAAAAATCACAAACAAATTTCTAAAAACATAGATGCTTTAGAGATTCAATCAAACTTAGTGTTAGAAAGTATGACAGTTAGTGAAAGTCAGGAAGAGATTGCCAGAGAAAAGACAAGAAACATCGAAAAGGAAGTCCAAAATAAATTACATAATGTGATATCAACAGCTGAGGAAACCTCTGAACATAAAGTGGTATGGAGTTATTACATGACTAAAAATAATTGGCAAAATTTTGGAGAGTTAAGTGCTGATAACTTAGAATTGATCGGTGAGGCTGAAGTTATTAATCAGCATTTATTGCCAAAACAAACTCAGGCAATCGCTTTTCCGAGTGATCGTAAGGGCAAACATTTAATTGTGGCGATGTCTGATGATATAGAGGTTAAAAAAGGCTTTTATCATGTGATTGAAATCATGCTTTAA
- the pbp4 gene encoding penicillin-binding protein PBP4(5) gives MISKKNGMLLGSIVSVLGLIGGGIWYVQNQMKPQKVADEFITTLEKQNYKKLSNYLTTSSLKEAGYTKDELIKRYETVFSDLEINKVKASQVTVDKKDGKRQLHYNLTMTSPLGKLKKQSYEAELTKVKGSYKINWRPDLIFPGMIKKDQIRLTEMTPKRGDILDSTGKPLATNKEVPQVGVTPGLMTDSESQEETIARLSILIEMSVEDIKEKLTADWVQPEMFVPFKTLVDTDVDLEELTNLKGVSIVQKEVRYYPTKEASAQLIGYTGNVTAEDLKDKPNLDPNGLIGKAGLEYRFDENLRGQLGGKIAIVATNGKEKKVLVEKKKSDGQDIETTLDSDLQQTAYKALKENKGATVVMNPQDGSLLSLVSSPSFNPNKLANGISSEEYEKYASNPDKPFLARFATGYAPGSTFKAITAAIGLDASITTPSKTRTISGLKWQKDASWGDYWVTRVTETPEVNMTQALVHSDNIYFAQEGLEMGEATFRQGLNRFIFGKKLNVPIEMQPAQISNTTKFENDILLADTAYGQGQLLINPIQQASMYSVFANEGKLSEPKLLVKDKTKELPAVISKKTAEKVTESLKQVVSDPQGTAHEFDQLGLGLAAKTGTAEIKEKQDTKGIENSFVFAFNPENPDKLLVSMVEDHKDNESAVSLNLNVAETLK, from the coding sequence ATGATAAGTAAAAAAAATGGAATGTTATTGGGGAGTATCGTTAGCGTTTTAGGTCTTATAGGCGGTGGGATTTGGTACGTTCAAAATCAAATGAAGCCTCAAAAAGTAGCAGACGAATTTATCACTACTTTAGAAAAACAAAATTACAAAAAGCTATCAAACTATCTTACAACTTCCTCGTTAAAAGAAGCTGGCTATACTAAAGATGAGTTAATTAAACGATATGAGACTGTTTTTTCTGACTTAGAAATTAATAAAGTTAAAGCCAGTCAAGTAACAGTGGATAAAAAAGACGGAAAACGTCAGTTACACTATAATTTAACGATGACATCCCCATTAGGTAAGTTAAAAAAACAATCTTATGAAGCTGAGTTAACTAAGGTGAAAGGTAGCTATAAAATCAATTGGCGTCCTGATTTGATTTTTCCTGGAATGATTAAAAAAGATCAAATCAGATTGACTGAAATGACACCAAAACGTGGTGATATATTAGATAGCACTGGTAAGCCATTGGCTACAAATAAAGAAGTGCCTCAAGTCGGAGTGACACCAGGTTTAATGACAGATAGTGAAAGTCAAGAAGAGACTATAGCTAGATTAAGTATTCTAATTGAGATGTCGGTCGAGGATATAAAAGAAAAATTAACAGCTGACTGGGTACAACCAGAGATGTTTGTACCATTCAAAACACTAGTTGATACAGATGTTGATTTGGAAGAATTGACAAACTTAAAAGGTGTCTCGATTGTGCAAAAAGAGGTTCGTTATTATCCAACTAAGGAGGCTTCAGCCCAATTAATTGGTTACACTGGAAACGTCACGGCGGAAGATCTTAAAGATAAACCAAATTTAGATCCGAATGGCCTAATTGGTAAAGCGGGGTTAGAGTATCGCTTCGATGAAAATCTACGAGGACAACTAGGCGGTAAAATCGCAATTGTTGCCACAAATGGTAAGGAAAAGAAAGTATTAGTAGAAAAGAAAAAGAGTGATGGTCAAGACATTGAAACAACACTAGATTCGGATTTACAGCAGACGGCTTATAAGGCTTTAAAAGAGAATAAAGGGGCAACGGTTGTCATGAATCCTCAAGATGGTAGTCTTTTAAGCTTGGTCAGTTCACCATCGTTTAATCCTAATAAGCTAGCAAATGGGATTAGTTCAGAAGAATATGAAAAATACGCGAGTAATCCAGATAAACCATTTTTAGCTCGCTTTGCAACAGGTTATGCCCCTGGTTCAACCTTTAAAGCAATCACTGCAGCAATTGGTTTAGATGCTAGCATTACGACACCATCTAAAACGCGAACTATTTCTGGTTTGAAGTGGCAAAAAGATGCCTCTTGGGGTGATTATTGGGTAACACGAGTTACAGAGACTCCTGAGGTTAATATGACACAAGCACTTGTTCATTCGGATAATATTTATTTCGCTCAAGAAGGCTTGGAAATGGGAGAAGCAACGTTTAGACAAGGATTGAACCGCTTTATTTTTGGTAAAAAACTAAATGTTCCGATTGAGATGCAACCTGCTCAAATTTCAAATACAACCAAATTTGAAAATGATATTTTGTTGGCGGATACAGCGTACGGACAAGGCCAGTTATTAATCAATCCCATCCAACAGGCAAGTATGTATAGTGTATTTGCCAACGAAGGAAAATTGTCCGAACCTAAATTATTAGTAAAAGACAAAACAAAAGAATTACCTGCAGTCATTTCTAAAAAAACAGCTGAAAAAGTGACAGAATCGTTAAAACAAGTCGTTTCTGATCCCCAAGGGACAGCCCATGAATTTGATCAACTAGGTTTAGGATTAGCAGCTAAAACAGGAACAGCTGAAATCAAAGAGAAGCAAGATACTAAAGGAATTGAAAATAGTTTCGTTTTTGCTTTCAACCCAGAGAATCCAGATAAGCTACTTGTTTCGATGGTAGAAGACCACAAAGATAACGAATCAGCGGTTAGTTTGAATTTAAATGTAGCCGAAACATTAAAATGA
- a CDS encoding ATP-binding cassette domain-containing protein encodes MEVKNLAKIINHQEIISDINFTLNRGEIVGLVGRNGTGKTTLFRTIANHYQEDSGEVIINGTSLKKECLNYEEIFYLDNQYNFLANLTVNRIASYYKKLYLGFDSEKFFGLIKKHRLPEQVVFKRLSKGMKGLLMIILAISSGANYLLLDEPFDGLDVLIKKQAIQLVLNEVSLNQRPILISSHNLVELEQLIDRVLFLKDQTITKEYHLEELRSEAVKLQLVFKENTLPKLVRDHAKVIDVQGRVIVGIFNPYSPELDKELRALRPIVMEKLPVLLEDLFRADLADEEIFISDDDFIRGNQV; translated from the coding sequence ATGGAAGTAAAAAATCTAGCGAAGATAATTAATCATCAAGAGATTATTTCAGATATTAATTTCACTCTCAATCGAGGGGAAATTGTCGGGTTAGTAGGTCGAAATGGAACTGGTAAAACAACACTCTTTAGAACTATTGCCAATCACTATCAAGAAGACTCTGGTGAAGTGATAATTAATGGTACGTCTTTAAAAAAAGAATGCTTAAATTATGAAGAAATCTTTTATTTAGATAATCAATATAATTTTTTAGCAAATTTAACTGTAAATAGAATAGCATCTTACTATAAAAAATTATATTTAGGGTTTGATTCAGAAAAGTTTTTTGGCTTAATAAAAAAGCATCGTCTACCAGAGCAAGTAGTATTCAAACGTTTATCTAAAGGGATGAAAGGATTGCTGATGATTATCTTGGCTATTTCAAGTGGTGCTAATTATCTTTTATTAGATGAACCTTTTGACGGCTTAGATGTTCTTATAAAAAAACAGGCAATCCAGTTAGTTTTAAATGAGGTCAGCTTAAATCAGCGTCCTATTTTAATTTCTTCTCATAATTTAGTGGAGTTAGAGCAACTTATTGACCGAGTTTTGTTTTTAAAAGATCAAACAATTACTAAAGAATATCACCTTGAGGAACTGCGTTCAGAGGCGGTTAAGTTACAGTTGGTATTTAAAGAAAATACATTACCAAAACTGGTAAGGGATCATGCCAAAGTAATTGACGTACAAGGTAGGGTTATTGTAGGTATATTTAATCCTTATTCTCCTGAACTAGATAAGGAATTACGAGCGTTAAGACCAATTGTTATGGAAAAATTACCAGTTTTATTGGAAGATTTATTTAGAGCCGATTTGGCAGATGAAGAAATATTTATTTCAGACGATGACTTTATAAGGGGGAATCAAGTATGA
- a CDS encoding BMC domain-containing protein, translated as MSNNIDTLGFLELNSIAKGIEAVDFMLKAADCQLISAKASCPGKYYIIISGRVDSIQRAIEEGSRIGGMHVVGKLTIPRIDPKVITAINMTHIPDNSSAIGAIEYYSAAGSIIAADYAVKAANVDLISLQLGTGIAGKSFVVLTGDVDAVRAAVEAGVEGAKEEAMIINHIVLANPCPELVNSLVF; from the coding sequence ATGAGTAACAATATTGATACGCTAGGATTTTTGGAATTAAATAGTATTGCAAAAGGAATTGAAGCAGTAGACTTTATGCTAAAAGCAGCGGATTGTCAGTTAATCTCTGCTAAAGCAAGCTGTCCGGGTAAGTATTATATTATTATTTCCGGTCGTGTAGATTCTATTCAACGGGCAATTGAGGAAGGGTCTCGTATTGGGGGAATGCATGTGGTTGGTAAGCTTACAATTCCAAGAATTGATCCTAAAGTTATTACAGCTATTAATATGACTCATATACCAGATAACTCATCTGCTATAGGGGCTATTGAGTATTATTCAGCAGCAGGCTCAATTATCGCCGCTGATTATGCAGTCAAAGCAGCCAATGTCGATTTAATAAGTTTACAGTTGGGTACAGGAATTGCTGGTAAATCATTTGTGGTTCTTACAGGTGATGTTGATGCTGTCAGAGCCGCAGTTGAAGCTGGTGTTGAAGGAGCTAAGGAAGAAGCGATGATCATCAATCATATCGTTCTGGCCAACCCGTGTCCTGAGTTAGTAAACAGTTTAGTCTTTTAA
- a CDS encoding YfbR-like 5'-deoxynucleotidase, protein MGLNEYLLGLNNLETIVRAPGHFKYTKHTVAAHSFRVASIAQVLGDIEELNGETIDWKSLYEKSLNHDYTERFIGDIKTPVKYANKELRGMLQTVEEKMTDEFINLEIPDEFQDIFRRRLADGKDNSLEGEILAVSDKIDLLYESFEEIVKGNPEQAFKEMFIEGVKTIKKHQHCASVRYFFAEIFPELLKPDFYGKAEFLMALNRAIDEC, encoded by the coding sequence ATGGGATTAAATGAATATCTGTTAGGTTTAAATAACCTTGAAACAATCGTACGTGCACCAGGGCACTTTAAATATACCAAGCATACAGTTGCAGCTCATTCATTCCGTGTTGCTTCAATTGCACAAGTATTAGGTGATATTGAAGAATTAAATGGTGAAACAATTGATTGGAAAAGTCTTTATGAAAAATCACTAAATCATGATTATACTGAGCGATTTATTGGTGATATTAAAACACCGGTTAAATATGCTAACAAAGAATTACGTGGTATGTTACAAACTGTTGAAGAAAAAATGACGGATGAATTTATCAACTTAGAGATTCCAGATGAATTTCAAGATATTTTTCGTAGACGTTTAGCTGATGGTAAGGACAATTCTTTAGAGGGTGAAATCTTAGCCGTGTCCGACAAGATAGATTTACTATACGAGTCATTTGAAGAAATTGTCAAAGGAAATCCCGAACAAGCTTTTAAAGAGATGTTTATTGAAGGCGTCAAAACAATCAAAAAGCACCAACACTGTGCTTCGGTCCGTTACTTCTTTGCTGAAATTTTTCCAGAGTTATTGAAACCAGATTTTTATGGAAAAGCTGAATTTTTAATGGCGTTAAATCGTGCCATCGACGAGTGTTAA
- a CDS encoding glycosyltransferase, giving the protein MDRPLYFMVAALSSKMAGLEISVLRRAKLFIEKGGIIPTITNDSLSTDSLNIRKMLIDKEIFHPQLKFKNMYLDFQGITTSDLMDKFTGTLQHNITKQDNLSIDRITFSDGTLSLIKYVKDGRLYKIDLYHIQGYLAATFFFEHPTNRLSPTKTYLYDQEQPVVKKIFHNEAALKLEWLRRWFDGENGLFIVDRVNKYNYLFKSFPHYNLIAQFHSSHLMPHQNSQIGRFAYVYGIVLTQSPQIYQKIVVLTEQQKTDIQERLPYELPLETIGHFLLPVSTPFIYGRNRQDIVMLSRTDPDKNLEDAIKAFHKVTLYYDDVNLNIYGTNKNCNYYHQLVALVKELGLENRVFFHGFITNISEIFRSALCCINLSNREGFGLTYLESLQNGCPAFAYAIKYGPSEIIKSGETGFLAPEGNYELIGRAMVEFISIYKDCPAAYQVVEEACLKQAENYSEELILAKWQKLLAGLT; this is encoded by the coding sequence ATGGATAGACCATTATATTTCATGGTGGCGGCATTGAGTTCAAAAATGGCCGGATTAGAAATTTCTGTACTAAGACGAGCAAAATTATTCATTGAGAAAGGTGGGATTATTCCAACTATTACCAATGACAGTTTATCAACGGATAGTTTAAACATACGAAAAATGCTAATTGACAAAGAGATTTTTCATCCTCAACTAAAATTTAAAAATATGTATCTTGATTTTCAAGGAATTACAACTTCTGATTTAATGGATAAATTTACTGGTACATTACAACATAATATAACTAAACAAGATAATCTAAGTATTGATAGAATAACATTTTCTGACGGAACATTATCTTTAATCAAATATGTTAAGGACGGTCGCTTATATAAGATAGACCTGTATCATATTCAGGGGTATTTAGCCGCTACTTTCTTTTTTGAACACCCTACTAATAGATTAAGTCCGACTAAAACCTATCTATATGATCAAGAGCAACCCGTCGTCAAAAAAATATTCCATAATGAAGCAGCGCTTAAATTAGAGTGGTTAAGAAGATGGTTTGATGGAGAAAATGGCTTATTTATTGTTGATCGTGTAAATAAATATAATTATTTGTTTAAGAGCTTTCCCCACTATAACCTAATTGCTCAGTTTCATAGCTCGCATCTAATGCCACATCAAAATTCCCAGATTGGACGTTTCGCCTATGTTTACGGAATTGTATTAACGCAATCTCCACAAATCTATCAAAAAATAGTCGTACTAACTGAACAACAAAAAACAGATATTCAAGAACGTTTGCCATATGAACTCCCATTAGAAACAATCGGGCACTTCCTTCTACCAGTTAGTACCCCTTTTATTTATGGGCGAAACCGTCAGGATATTGTTATGTTGAGCAGAACAGATCCTGATAAAAATTTAGAGGACGCGATCAAGGCATTTCATAAAGTAACTTTGTATTATGACGACGTTAATTTGAATATTTATGGAACGAATAAAAATTGTAATTATTATCATCAATTAGTAGCCTTAGTCAAGGAGTTAGGCTTAGAAAATCGGGTCTTTTTTCATGGCTTTATTACTAACATCAGTGAGATATTTAGGTCTGCTTTATGTTGTATTAACTTGAGTAATCGCGAAGGCTTTGGTTTGACTTATTTGGAGAGTCTTCAAAATGGTTGTCCAGCATTTGCCTATGCTATTAAGTATGGACCGAGTGAAATTATTAAAAGTGGTGAAACTGGTTTTCTAGCTCCAGAAGGGAATTATGAATTAATCGGTCGGGCTATGGTGGAATTTATTTCTATTTATAAAGATTGTCCAGCTGCTTATCAAGTTGTTGAGGAAGCATGTCTTAAACAAGCTGAAAATTATTCAGAAGAGTTGATTCTAGCAAAGTGGCAAAAATTACTAGCGGGATTAACTTAA
- a CDS encoding GNAT family N-acetyltransferase, whose translation MKIIRYKELDNQKVTALWNEAFLDYSIPIQMTVEGLNNRLKSFGLSPEDSLIAISDENQPIGILLTGSKVFNEQHIAWVGGMGVIPSFRKQGVAQKLLAKMEEEAKEKGVDQIKFEVIKSNDRARELYLGVGYIPLTTLGFYQAPLLNLTEEALVFCPSQAVSEPDTTPWQNRFTFCQIIEQICDKDETIGIIGYQESLSNEGVQGIVIRQLQLKNIENLSSVISALYKKYGEINCSWSNVDLATPLATELTRLNITEELVQLQLLKNL comes from the coding sequence ATGAAAATAATTAGATATAAAGAACTAGATAATCAAAAAGTAACAGCATTATGGAATGAAGCTTTTTTAGATTATAGTATTCCTATCCAAATGACAGTAGAGGGGTTAAATAATCGTCTGAAAAGTTTCGGTTTATCACCTGAGGATTCTTTAATTGCTATTTCTGATGAAAATCAACCAATTGGGATACTATTAACAGGTTCTAAAGTTTTTAATGAGCAACATATAGCTTGGGTGGGTGGCATGGGTGTCATTCCAAGTTTTAGAAAACAAGGTGTGGCTCAAAAATTATTGGCTAAAATGGAAGAAGAGGCAAAAGAAAAAGGTGTCGATCAAATTAAATTTGAAGTGATTAAATCAAATGATCGTGCTAGGGAGCTTTATTTAGGGGTGGGCTATATCCCACTGACTACTTTAGGATTTTATCAAGCACCATTGCTAAATCTAACCGAAGAAGCTTTAGTTTTTTGTCCATCTCAAGCAGTCAGTGAACCAGATACAACACCTTGGCAAAACAGATTTACTTTTTGCCAAATTATTGAACAAATTTGTGATAAGGATGAAACAATAGGCATTATTGGCTATCAAGAATCCCTTTCAAATGAAGGTGTACAGGGGATTGTAATTCGACAACTGCAATTAAAAAATATCGAAAATCTTTCAAGTGTGATAAGTGCTTTATATAAAAAATACGGTGAAATTAATTGTTCTTGGAGTAATGTTGATTTGGCGACGCCGTTAGCAACAGAGTTGACGCGTCTAAATATTACGGAGGAATTAGTTCAGTTGCAATTGCTAAAAAATCTCTAA
- a CDS encoding GntR family transcriptional regulator: protein MIINKNSPYPFYEQVVLGIKEDIVQGIFQPGDKLLSVREMASVLMLNPNTVSKAYKTLESEGVIVTVRGKGTFVSDKQQRHYRNEQQVGKLKEALEKIVIEASYLNVSLPELQSWLAEISEGLGGNSDGSKKSSEDN, encoded by the coding sequence ATGATTATCAATAAAAATAGTCCTTATCCTTTTTACGAACAGGTTGTATTAGGTATAAAAGAAGATATTGTTCAGGGGATTTTTCAGCCAGGAGATAAGTTACTGTCGGTTAGGGAAATGGCTAGTGTCCTAATGCTTAATCCTAATACTGTAAGTAAAGCCTATAAAACCTTAGAATCGGAAGGTGTCATCGTTACGGTTCGAGGAAAGGGGACATTTGTTAGTGATAAACAACAAAGACATTATAGAAATGAACAGCAAGTTGGAAAATTAAAAGAAGCGTTAGAAAAAATAGTAATTGAAGCAAGCTATCTGAATGTCAGTTTACCTGAATTGCAATCATGGTTGGCTGAGATAAGTGAAGGGTTAGGAGGAAATAGCGATGGAAGTAAAAAATCTAGCGAAGATAATTAA